One part of the bacterium genome encodes these proteins:
- a CDS encoding HDOD domain-containing protein codes for MTETTVKTQEILDSVKRVPVLSPGASQLLDAIGKADYQVSDIVRIIETDPALTVSVLKTVNAAAMGLRREVDSIREALAFLGETKVVGIALAASAGEVFNADLAGYHGSRGDLGRHSLWTAIAARELSRHTGGRVERGVAFTAGLLHDIGKAVISDYLAEDLDRLASLREEIGDGDQLDLEHRTVGTDHADVGQALARHWNMPASLVAAIRYHHAPQEAPDAFRTMAYTVHTADMLAMMFGVGTGADDMQYTLDPDYRDHLDIDTGGLEGLALDVQVDFKATAEALFGDNQETEA; via the coding sequence ATGACCGAAACGACCGTCAAGACCCAGGAGATCCTCGACAGCGTCAAGCGCGTGCCGGTGCTCTCGCCCGGCGCGAGCCAGCTGCTCGACGCGATCGGCAAGGCCGACTACCAGGTGAGCGACATCGTGCGCATCATCGAGACCGATCCCGCCCTGACCGTCTCCGTGCTCAAGACGGTCAACGCCGCGGCCATGGGGCTGCGGCGCGAGGTCGACTCGATCCGCGAGGCGCTGGCCTTCCTCGGCGAGACCAAGGTCGTCGGCATCGCGCTGGCCGCCTCGGCCGGCGAGGTGTTCAACGCCGACCTGGCCGGCTACCACGGTTCCCGGGGCGACCTCGGCCGCCACAGCCTCTGGACGGCCATCGCCGCCCGCGAGCTGAGCCGCCACACCGGCGGCCGCGTCGAGCGCGGCGTCGCCTTCACGGCCGGACTGCTGCACGACATCGGCAAGGCCGTCATCAGCGACTACCTGGCCGAGGACCTCGACCGTCTCGCCAGCCTGCGCGAGGAGATCGGCGACGGCGACCAGCTCGACCTCGAGCACCGGACCGTGGGCACCGACCACGCCGACGTGGGCCAGGCCCTGGCCCGGCACTGGAACATGCCCGCCTCGCTGGTCGCGGCCATCCGCTACCACCACGCGCCCCAGGAGGCGCCCGACGCGTTCCGCACCATGGCCTACACCGTGCACACGGCCGACATGCTCGCCATGATGTTCGGCGTCGGCACCGGCGCCGACGACATGCAGTACACGCTGGACCCGGACTACCGGGACCATCTCGACATCGACACCGGCGGCCTCGAGGGCCTGGCGCTGGATGTGCAGGTGGACTTCAAGGCCACCGCCGAGGCCCTCTTCGGTGACAACCAGGAGACGGAAGCATGA
- a CDS encoding chemotaxis protein CheD — translation MSTVTLGIGEFGMVNQPGDVIKTHALGSCVAIILLDPPTRTIGMVHVALPESKVHPERAQKLPGYFADTAIPALITLMQKAGAAQNLKKVVVKLTGGANVMDRNNTFNIGKRNVLAIKKGLWAQRMGAVAEDVGGSISRTVTVNTNDGKVLVTSPGRDPSHI, via the coding sequence TTGAGCACAGTCACCTTGGGCATCGGGGAATTCGGGATGGTCAACCAGCCGGGCGACGTCATCAAGACGCACGCCCTCGGCAGCTGCGTGGCGATCATCCTGCTCGATCCCCCCACGCGCACGATCGGCATGGTCCACGTGGCCCTGCCCGAATCGAAGGTCCATCCGGAGCGGGCCCAGAAGCTGCCCGGCTACTTCGCGGACACGGCGATCCCGGCCCTGATCACCCTGATGCAGAAGGCCGGCGCGGCCCAGAACCTGAAAAAGGTCGTCGTCAAGCTCACCGGCGGCGCCAACGTGATGGACCGCAACAACACCTTCAACATCGGCAAGCGGAACGTCCTGGCCATCAAGAAGGGGCTGTGGGCGCAGCGCATGGGAGCCGTGGCCGAGGACGTCGGCGGCTCCATCAGCCGCACCGTGACCGTCAACACCAACGACGGCAAGGTCCTGGTGACCTCGCCGGGACGCGACCCGTCGCATATCTAG
- a CDS encoding chemotaxis response regulator protein-glutamate methylesterase — protein sequence MADIRVMIVDDSALVREILTQGLAGAPGITIVGSAEDPYDAVAKIPQLRPDVLTLDVEMPRMNGVEFLRQLMPQHPLPVIMVSAHTESGRKVTLQALEAGALDFVAKPRSRDPQGLQQMLRELHRKIVGAARARVPRPAPETAAAPGTAPGARATTVPQAVLESHAVVIGASTGGTEAVRTLVGALPAACPPVLVTQHMPAGFTRIFAERLNDTCALRASEAVDGHEPQPGELLIAPGGVQMTVVRRGDRAVIRLGDSGKVNGHCPSVEPLMVSAAAVYGPRAVGVILTGMGRDGAEGLRAMREAGARTLAQDEASCVVYGMPKVAWEIGAAERQVPLNEMAGRILTLLSRSKELV from the coding sequence ATGGCGGACATCCGCGTCATGATCGTCGACGACTCGGCCCTGGTGCGGGAGATCCTCACCCAGGGCCTGGCCGGCGCCCCCGGCATCACCATCGTGGGCTCGGCCGAGGACCCCTACGACGCCGTCGCCAAGATCCCCCAGCTGCGGCCCGACGTGCTCACCCTCGACGTGGAGATGCCCCGCATGAACGGCGTGGAGTTCCTGCGCCAGCTCATGCCGCAGCACCCCCTGCCGGTGATCATGGTCAGCGCCCACACCGAGAGCGGACGCAAGGTCACGCTGCAGGCCCTCGAGGCCGGCGCCCTCGATTTCGTCGCCAAGCCGCGCAGCCGCGACCCCCAGGGACTGCAGCAGATGCTGCGCGAGCTGCACCGCAAGATCGTCGGCGCCGCCCGCGCGCGGGTGCCGCGCCCGGCGCCCGAGACCGCCGCGGCCCCCGGCACCGCACCGGGCGCCCGCGCCACCACCGTGCCCCAGGCCGTTCTCGAGAGCCACGCGGTGGTGATCGGCGCCTCGACCGGCGGCACCGAGGCCGTGCGCACCCTCGTCGGCGCCCTGCCGGCGGCCTGTCCGCCGGTGCTCGTGACCCAGCACATGCCCGCCGGCTTCACCCGCATCTTCGCCGAGCGCCTCAACGACACCTGCGCCCTGCGGGCGAGCGAGGCCGTCGACGGCCACGAACCGCAGCCCGGCGAACTGCTCATCGCCCCGGGCGGCGTGCAGATGACCGTGGTGCGGCGCGGCGACAGGGCCGTGATCAGGCTCGGCGATTCCGGGAAGGTCAACGGCCACTGCCCGTCCGTCGAGCCCCTGATGGTCTCGGCCGCCGCCGTCTACGGCCCCCGCGCCGTGGGCGTGATCCTGACCGGCATGGGCCGGGACGGCGCCGAGGGTCTGCGGGCCATGCGCGAGGCCGGCGCCCGCACCCTCGCCCAGGACGAGGCCTCCTGCGTCGTCTACGGCATGCCGAAGGTCGCCTGGGAGATCGGCGCCGCCGAGCGGCAGGTGCCCCTGAACGAAATGGCCGGCAGGATCCTGACCCTGCTCAGCAGGAGCAAGGAGTTGGTTTGA